TAACTCAGAGACAGTGTGGACACTTTTGCACCACTACAGTTATCTATACTGCATTTTAGAAAATGGTGCCCTTGGGTGGAGCGTGACTGGGTGATGGGCCAGCTTCCTTAGCAGAGCTCCACGTGGGcacagtgtgtgtgagagtacgTGGTGTGCTGAGTGGAGGGTGGGCAGCCATTCAGCCCCATTGCCCCCTCCCAGCTcttgcaggggcaggggcagtggcCAGCACAGAGTGGGGAGGTGGAAAGCCACCATGTCAAGCAAGCTACCCCATCTTTGATGTTTGGGTTTTAGAATTAGAACTGATGTACTTGTActtgaaaatgatttattttcctaGATGTCAGTGAATGCTCCAGCCAGCCTTGTCAAAATGGTGGGACGTGTGTAGAAGGAGTCAACCAGTACAAATGCATCTGTCCTCCAGGAAGGACTGGGAGCCACTGTCAGCAGCAGGCCCAGACAGGTACGTAGCCGTCATGGGCAGGGTGAGGACATTCCACTGCAGAGAGTGGAAAGCCCGCCCCAGTGCAGATAGGGCAGGAGCTCAGTTCCCCACGTGGGCAGTGGGCTCTTCACCCGTCCACACTTCTGCTTCTGAGAGTTGATTATTTGGGATGGAGTTTAGCTCTTTGGTGTAACAGAGTTTTGatctttttaatggaaaaaaaagccaCTGGAAGGACTGACTCCCAACTTGACAACTCCCCAGACTGGGACTGGCTGGAGAAGTTCCTGTGCTCCACCTTGCCTGGTCAGCCTTTCCTCTGCAAAGCAGCTTCTCCTGTCAAATACTCCCATCACATGCTACAAAATTAGTCGATTTTACTACCGGATGGAATATTTCAAGCTGAATAACTAGATGTCTCATGAGGTTATTGTCCACATCCTGAGTCTCCTGGGCTGTTCACTATGGAAACAGGCTCAGAGCAGGGCCTCCTCCTACttaaaacaggaaggaaaaagaaacggCCCCCTTTCAGCCTGAATGTGCTGGTTCTGGGCTCTGAGTGTTCTGAACCCTGCACGCCAGGGCGCCTGCTGTCAGACCTTTAGGAAATTGTTTCTTGGGTCTGGGGGCGCTGAAACggcggcggggtgggggtgggggggtgggcagaGTAAGCAGGTGCACCTGAAGCGCACTCAGGTCTTCACATGAATGGCCCAGCAAATGACTGGGTTCTTCCTCACCTGGTCCTCCGTATGGAGCCTTCCTTCTCATTAGCTCTGCCAGGAAAGCCTctctccaaatatttttattggtaatcgttcaatattttcttctattgtggtaaaaatatgcaaacataaaatataccattttgaGTACATTCGCATTGTTGTGAACCATCTCCACCATCCATCCCCAGAGCGCTTTTCATCCTGCAGAACTGAAGCCCTACCCACGAAGCGTTACTCCCCAGTCCCCTGGCCCCACGTCCCCCAACAGTCATTCTTTTCTATGAGTCTGTCTCACCCCATAAGTGGAATCGTACGATGTGTGCCCTCTAGCGTATCCGATTATTTTTGCCACCGCATCCTCTACGATCCCCTGAGCGCATGAGAGCTCTAAATCCTTTGAAAACTTTCAAGAACCAACACGTTTTGCTGAATAGCAGACAGATTTCTGGTcttggttaaaaaagaaaaaaaggcttagccacttcagaaaacataaaaatcacaaCAGTAAATAAGAACAACAACAGGAAAAGAAGTGTTTTAAACCCCAGTGATAACGGTTAGCATTTTGGTGCTTGCCAGGCCTCGGAAGCGAGACCACCTCCTCCGCGCGGCCCGGGGCGCTGCTGCGTGTGTGGTTCACCCcctgtccttcctccccactccggGGAACTCCGAGAAGCGGCCGCACCCGGCTCGGCTCTCCTCCCGGCCTGCCCGGGTCGCTCCCACGTGCCGGGCACTGAGGGTGTCCTCTCCCCGCAGGCGCCGCGCCGGGGACCGTGGCCGGCGACTCCGCCTTCAGCCGCGCGCCGCGCTGCGCGCAGGTGGAGCGGACGCAGCACTGCAGCTGCGAGGCGGGCTTCCACCTGAGCGGCGCCGCCGGCGACAGCGTCTGCCAGGGTAGGTGGCTCCGCCGAGGGCTCGTCCCGGGGGAGCCTGGCCGTTCGCCACCTACTGGTTGTCAGAACCTGGCCAGGGTGCCACCCAAAGCAGGCAGATAGGCCAGAAGAGCCGCGAGCCCCCTCCCTCTCCGTCGTGGCTGCAGTCACAGAGAGGGTGGCCGACAGCCGCCCGGGCTGGACGGGGCCATTCCCTGACAGACCCAtttcctgggctcctctggcttagCTTTGTGGACCCGCCACTTGCCCTCACCTCTCCCGATTACCGAAGTTCCTTCTGAAAACAGCTCAGACCTGAGGGTTGAAACCTGAGTCAAATGGTGCTAACAGCCTGTTGTGCAGCAGCAGAAACTAGACTCTCACTCCACTCTGAAGATTGGGGTTCGGGTGAGCCTACAAACCAGGCGGGGGACCTGAGTCTGTGGCCCCGCGCCTGCTCTCTGGGCTGCCAGAGTTGATGTGCCAGCCTCTGCAGTCCCCTTGAGTGTTAAGCCTCAGGCAGAGGAGCCCGCCAAGGGCCAGCGCCTCAACTCCCTCTCACTCCTCCCTTCAGCCCTCTGTGGGCTGCGGCTAGGGAGAAAGCGGGgtccgcctcctcctcttctgggTGCTCCACCTGGGGGTAGAGTTTGCTGGCCACTCCAGCCAGCCCAGCCACTTAGCCTCAGCTGCCATCACCTGCAGGACCTGGGGTGCAGGGGTTCTGGGTCACAGTTGATGGACACCAGCCACATGGCTCCGGGAGTCATACTGGGCACTTCTATCCCCAGACGTGAATGAATGTGAGCTGTACAGGCAGGAGGGGCGCCCTCGGCTCTGCATGCACATCTGTGTGAACACCCCAGGCTCCTACCGCTGTGCCTGCCCCAGTGGATACCGGACCCTGGCTGACGGGAAGGGCTGTGAGGGTGAGTAAGGCTGCAGcagaggcaggggctgcagggctggggggAGGCCAGCTGGCCCCAAACAAGGCTCCAAActatgggggagagggagagcagAGGGCTCCTCCGCGGGCTGTTCACTGCCCAGTGACATCCTCCTGGGGCTCATTGCAGGACTGAGAAGTGGGTAACCTGGGACTGGAGTAAGAGAAGGCACCCAGATAGCTGTcaacccatccatccacccatctacccacccacccctccactcatccatccatccacccatctatctttccatccacccatccattcatccatccatccatccatccatccatccatccatccatccatccatccatccatccatccacccatccatccacccatccattcatcccgTAAGTATGCGTATAGGATTGTGCAAGGTTGGGGAGAAACAGCCTCCAGCTGGGAACGCACTGTGAAGGGAACAGAGAACTCATTCAAAGGAGAGTGAGGACGTCAGCATGGGGCATGGGGTAGGCTGAGTAGAAGGTCTTCCTGAAGACTTGAATCTTAAGGGGCGTGCCACCGAGGGGAAACTCCAGGGCAttcaggctggggaggaggcaggtcTGAGAGAAGCACTGTAACACTCGTTTGTGCTTCCAGCTCCTCAGTAACCCATCACTCCCCAGGGAGGGAGGACGGGACTCTGGGAGGGGAGCTCCCCAGCATGGCCCTGCAGCACTTCCATGAGACCTGCATCTCAATTGGTTAAGGAAGATGGGGTTTCCCATTTCAAGAATAAGTGTTGGGGCTCTGGGAAGTTCACCACGCATGAAGCCCTGCATTTCCGTGCCAGTCAGGGCCTTTTACACAGTCCTGTCAGTGATGGAGGGGCAGTGAATGGGGGTGAGGGGTCCTTCACCCTCACCAGGTTTCCTGTATTTCAGATGTTGATGAGTGTGTGAGCACCCAGCACTTGTGCCCCCGGGGAACCGTGTGCATCAACACTGGAGGAGGCTTCCAGTGCGTCAGCCCCGAGTGCCCCGAGGGCAGTAGCAACGTGAGCTACGTGAAGACGTCTCCCTTGTGAGTATAGCCACGGCCACCCATGGTTGGCCATGCTCCTCTCAGCCAGGCTTCCCAGGGTGCTGGGCCAGCCGGTCTAGAGGCTCGTGGGAGAAGGTACAATTATGTTGGAGGAAAGACTAAAGGCAGGGAGCCAGAAGCCTGGCTTCCCTGAGCTCCCATCTCCCTTCAGTGGTATTACAGCTCTGCGCATTAGACGCGCTGCTGCTCCATGCGGTTAGGTCTGCTGCTGCTCTGTGCCACAGAGCTCAGCTTGCCTGTGATGTCCCAAGTGCCCCTGTGGGCACATGGAAGGTGACTGGTCACCCCGGCACAGCTGTCAGGCAGGGATGCCAGGGGGAAGACCGCTGTGGTGACCATACCAGGAAGCAGCATATGTTACACACATTTGGGAAAGGATTGTTTTCTCCTGTCATGTAGCTAGTAACTGGCAGTCACGTCATGTTTCCTACGTTCTGTAAGAATCTTTGCATTCTATCACTCTGCTTTTCCACTCACACTAGGAGGTTCAACATCTAGTAACCTCAGCacctaacagatttttttttcaaaaggtgGGAGACAGGCTTTTGAGGAAATTACTACAGCTATCACAAAGTACATGCATTTTCTTCTGAAGAAGAGATCACAAGAGCCTTAGCACTGTCTCAGTGATGAATTGGTTTCACAAGCTTACATACTTGAATTGCTTTTTGGGCTAGAGCAGATTAGAAGCACTGAGAGTCAGTGCCGCCAAAGAGTGACAGTTCCTTACTGAGAGTGAAACTTCCTCAGGAGTCACTTAGTAAAGGGACAGAGGGACCTGTATGTACAGCCTTTGGGGACACCCCTGATTAACAGATGTGATATTtaacctccagaaccatgaggaTGTGAGGCACCAAATAGCTAAAGTGCATCTGCCTTTATGCTGGGTAAGGTAGAGAAATATCAAAAGCACTTCCACAAGACCCTGACTCCAAATGCTTAAGGAAGACAGGGTTTTCTGCTTTAAGAATAAACTCTAGGTGTTTGGAAGGTTTACCATACTCCAGGAAGTTGTATGTTTACTGCCAGAGTCCCACCATCAGAGAGGTGCATAGAAGAGGCACCTGGTGTGAATACCAGCTCTGGTGTTAATCTTCCCCAGCTTTTCAGTCAAAACCTTTTCTGGAATAGCATATATGAATACACACTCACAcgcatacacacatgtgcacatgcacagatGGGGCAGGGAGCGCCTCTGACACCAGCCGTGCTCATTTGCCTGTGGCTCCAGAGCACTGGTGTTGAGGGAGCCAGGGTGGAACAGGTCGTTCTGGTACaagagggcaggtggggtggaTGAGCCAGGTCAGAACAGCCCCTCCTGAACCTGTGCAAGGCTAACACCCCAATTTTGCTTCTGCTCCAGCCAGTGTGAGCGAAACCCCTGTCCCATGGACAGCAGACCATGCCGCCACATGCCCAAGACCATCTCCTTCCATTACCTTTCTCTGCCCTCCAACCTGAGGACGCCCATCACACTCTTCCGCATGGCAACAGCCTCAGCCCCCGGCCGAACTGGACCCAACAGCCTGCGGTTCGGGATCGTGGGTGGGAACAGCCGTGGCCACTTTGTGATGCAGCGCTCAGACCGGCAGACGGGGGAGCTGATCCTTGTCCAGACCCTGGAGGGGCCTCAGACGCTGGAGGTGGACGTCGACATGTCGGAATACCTGGACCGCTCCTTCCAGGCCAACCACGTGTCCAAGGTCACCATCTTTGTGTCACCTTATGACTTCTAAGGGTGCAGTGGGATCACGGGGATGCAGAGAGCTGggctttctttttctcaaagacTCAGCTGGGGGCACTGACTGTAACAGATGGCCCTCCACAGCCCACCTCATCCCTCCCAACCTGTTGGCCCAGGTTTCCAGGGCAGCACTGCCCACAatccatggagtggcatggccaCAGCCCTGAACCCAAATGGCTGCTGTcatgtgtttgttttgctttaaacCCCATCCCTTAGATTATGCACTCGCCCATACCTTGTTTGCAGGGGAGTGGGCAGCTTTCAAAATGCTGTGTGAATGGCTCTGTGAGTTTGACTTGGCTGGGGAGGGAAAGCTTATGGCGTATGTCTGAGATGGTTGCCAATCCACCTGCAATTGTTACAGTCAAGCCTTGCTATGAAGAAGTTGTTGGCATGCTGAAGGGCAAACTGTACCCCTGTGCAAGTGACAGAGCGATGGGGCTTCTGCCACGACCCAGCGGGCTGCTCTTTTCTGCATCCCCTCTGTGACACGCCTGCCAGCCTTCTCATCAAGAGCCCTGGCAGGGCCTGGAACCCACACAGACTCTTCTAGACCAAGAAACCAACATTAAAGCATAGATTATGCCTGAATTTACTCCCTTTTGAGAAATCATATCTCAAAACATAACCTGGTGTTatcactgaataaataaattctgttgctcctccctgcccacctgacGTGTCCCTGACCATGAGCTAGCCTGGGGCCTTCTAGGAGGAGATACCTTGCTCTCCTCCTGTCTAGCCTGGACCACTGGGATCAGTGAGtaagggctgggctggggtggggtggccagGATGGGTTAGGTGGGGCAGACCATTCAAGTCAAATCTTAGAAGCTAGTTGAGCTGGAAGGAAGTTTTAATACCCACAC
This genomic interval from Manis javanica isolate MJ-LG chromosome 1, MJ_LKY, whole genome shotgun sequence contains the following:
- the FBLN7 gene encoding fibulin-7, encoding MGPSRSHALLLLLLLACPGSRASQNCLSKQQLLTAIRQLQQLLKGQETRFAEGIRNMKSRLAALQSSVTRVGPDAPPVSCPALNALPDGRKFGSKYLVDHEVHFTCNPGFQLVGPSSVVCLPNGTWTGEQPHCRDVSECSSQPCQNGGTCVEGVNQYKCICPPGRTGSHCQQQAQTGAAPGTVAGDSAFSRAPRCAQVERTQHCSCEAGFHLSGAAGDSVCQDVNECELYRQEGRPRLCMHICVNTPGSYRCACPSGYRTLADGKGCEDVDECVSTQHLCPRGTVCINTGGGFQCVSPECPEGSSNVSYVKTSPFQCERNPCPMDSRPCRHMPKTISFHYLSLPSNLRTPITLFRMATASAPGRTGPNSLRFGIVGGNSRGHFVMQRSDRQTGELILVQTLEGPQTLEVDVDMSEYLDRSFQANHVSKVTIFVSPYDF